In Thioalkalivibrio paradoxus ARh 1, the following are encoded in one genomic region:
- a CDS encoding MBL fold metallo-hydrolase: MHRRLAALSAAAAVVLLVLTTAAAQADADRPIDEILEPIQLTDRVYYFYGSIEARTPVNLGMNNNVGFVVTDAGVVLIDSGPGYQVAAMIAEAVASVTDQPITHVINLGSQDHRWLGNGWFLEHGAEIIALQRTAETQERFAATHLDRLTRTLGEEAMAGTEPVTAPDPVGADRHTFEIGGVQFELIFVANAHFPGDSMLHLPNEDVVFTGDVVYTERMLGIHPQSDPVGKLESFRRLEELDPGIVVPGHGAATDLATARRDTGDYLEFVIHEVRAGLDDWETLDDTVARIAEPPQFQHLRHYDDWHRVNVNRTYLFLEAAL; encoded by the coding sequence ATGCATCGCCGTCTAGCTGCACTGTCCGCGGCCGCCGCCGTCGTACTGCTGGTCCTGACCACTGCCGCCGCCCAAGCGGATGCCGACCGGCCGATCGACGAGATCCTCGAGCCGATCCAGTTGACCGACCGGGTCTATTACTTCTACGGGTCGATCGAGGCGCGCACGCCGGTGAACCTGGGCATGAACAACAATGTCGGCTTCGTGGTCACCGATGCCGGGGTGGTGCTGATCGACAGCGGCCCCGGCTACCAGGTCGCGGCCATGATCGCCGAGGCGGTGGCATCGGTGACCGACCAGCCGATCACCCACGTGATCAATCTCGGCAGCCAGGATCACCGCTGGCTGGGCAACGGCTGGTTCCTCGAACACGGTGCGGAGATCATCGCATTGCAGCGGACCGCCGAAACCCAGGAACGCTTCGCCGCGACGCATTTGGACCGCCTGACCCGGACCCTGGGCGAGGAGGCGATGGCCGGCACCGAACCGGTGACCGCGCCTGATCCGGTCGGTGCCGACCGGCACACGTTCGAGATCGGCGGCGTGCAGTTCGAACTGATATTCGTCGCGAACGCCCACTTCCCCGGCGACAGCATGCTGCACCTGCCGAACGAGGATGTCGTGTTCACCGGCGACGTCGTCTACACCGAGCGCATGCTGGGCATTCACCCGCAGAGCGACCCGGTCGGCAAGCTGGAAAGCTTCCGCAGGCTCGAGGAACTCGACCCCGGCATCGTGGTTCCGGGTCACGGCGCCGCGACCGACCTGGCGACTGCCCGGCGCGATACTGGCGACTATCTGGAGTTCGTGATCCACGAGGTGCGGGCCGGCCTCGACGACTGGGAAACGTTGGACGACACGGTGGCGCGCATCGCCGAGCCTCCGCAGTTCCAGCATCTGCGACACTACGACGACTGGCATCGGGTCAACGTGAACCGCACCTACCTGTTCCTCGAAGCGGCCCTGTAG
- the modC gene encoding molybdenum ABC transporter ATP-binding protein, with product MSLALRALLDRGSFRLDVDLEIPRDGVTSLFGRSGCGKTTLLRIAAGLEKVRGAEVRFGDQVWQRGRRFVPLHKRRIGLVFQEHSLLPHLSVRGNLLYGYKRTPRAHRRLHLREITDMLGIGELLDRPIDRISGGQRQRVSLGRALLTSPQLLLLDEPMAALDTQTKREIMPFLSRMAGEAGVPIVLVTHAPDEVERLADRVVLMRDGRVERSEPLRQALARPDSPLFADEGAASVLEGRLGPANEHGLRPFGPEGARLWLPADDAWPAGQQTRVRILARDVSLALDDPRRISIQNHLKVQVERIDAPRAGRCLVATRLHDRQLLLAEVTPWAVEQLALRPGTQAYALIKSVALMG from the coding sequence ATGAGCCTCGCACTGCGGGCGCTGCTGGATCGGGGCAGCTTCCGGCTCGACGTCGACCTCGAGATCCCCCGGGACGGGGTGACCTCGCTGTTCGGGCGCTCCGGCTGCGGAAAGACGACGCTGCTGCGCATCGCCGCGGGCCTGGAGAAGGTGCGTGGGGCCGAGGTCCGTTTCGGCGATCAGGTCTGGCAGCGGGGGCGCCGTTTCGTGCCGCTGCACAAGCGGCGCATCGGGCTCGTGTTCCAGGAACACAGCCTGCTGCCGCACCTGTCCGTTCGCGGCAACCTGCTGTATGGCTACAAGCGCACGCCCAGGGCGCATCGGCGCCTGCACCTGCGCGAGATCACCGACATGCTCGGCATCGGCGAACTGCTCGACCGCCCGATCGACCGCATCTCCGGCGGCCAGCGCCAGCGCGTGTCGCTCGGCCGCGCGTTGCTCACCAGCCCGCAGCTGCTGCTGCTGGACGAGCCGATGGCTGCGCTGGACACCCAGACCAAGCGCGAGATCATGCCGTTCCTGTCACGCATGGCGGGCGAGGCGGGGGTTCCGATCGTGCTGGTCACCCATGCGCCGGACGAGGTCGAGCGGCTCGCCGACCGCGTGGTGCTCATGCGCGACGGCCGGGTCGAGCGCAGCGAGCCATTGCGGCAGGCCCTCGCCCGCCCCGATTCGCCGCTGTTTGCCGACGAGGGCGCGGCGTCGGTGCTCGAGGGTCGGCTTGGACCGGCCAATGAGCACGGGCTGCGGCCGTTCGGCCCCGAAGGTGCCCGCCTCTGGCTGCCCGCTGACGACGCATGGCCCGCGGGGCAACAGACCCGGGTCCGCATCCTCGCGCGCGACGTCAGCCTCGCGCTCGACGACCCGCGCCGGATCAGCATCCAGAATCACCTGAAAGTGCAGGTGGAGCGGATCGACGCCCCGCGCGCAGGCCGTTGCCTGGTCGCGACCCGCCTGCACGACCGGCAGCTCCTGCTCGCCGAGGTCACGCCCTGGGCGGTCGAGCAACTCGCGCTGCGTCCCGGCACACAGGCCTACGCGTTGATCAAGTCAGTGGCATTGATGGGATGA
- the modB gene encoding molybdate ABC transporter permease subunit — translation MLGLGPEDWQAIELTFRLCLYTTIILLILATPIAWWLASGRSAARVAVQAVVALPLVLPPTVLGFYLLIVLGPRGFVGGTLESVGLHHLAFTFEGILVASVLYSMPFAVQPLTEAFHNLGKRPVEVASSLGAGLFDRFFTVILPLTRGGFVVAATLTFAHTIGEFGVILMLGGSIPGETKVLSVLIYDHAEAMNYEAAHRLSAMLLVFAFLTLVIVYSITRRFAVAKV, via the coding sequence ATGCTCGGACTCGGGCCCGAAGACTGGCAGGCGATCGAGCTGACGTTCAGACTGTGCCTGTACACCACGATCATCCTGCTGATTCTCGCCACGCCGATCGCCTGGTGGCTCGCCAGCGGGCGTTCCGCGGCGCGGGTGGCGGTGCAGGCGGTCGTCGCGCTGCCGCTGGTGCTGCCACCGACGGTGCTCGGGTTCTACCTGCTGATCGTGCTCGGCCCGCGCGGGTTTGTCGGCGGCACGCTGGAGTCGGTCGGGTTGCATCATCTGGCGTTCACCTTCGAGGGCATCCTGGTCGCGTCAGTGCTGTACTCGATGCCGTTCGCGGTGCAGCCGCTGACCGAGGCGTTCCACAACCTCGGCAAACGTCCGGTCGAGGTGGCGAGCAGCCTCGGGGCCGGCCTGTTCGACCGTTTCTTCACCGTGATCCTGCCGCTGACACGCGGCGGTTTCGTCGTCGCGGCCACGCTGACCTTCGCGCATACCATCGGCGAGTTCGGAGTCATCCTGATGCTGGGAGGCAGCATTCCCGGAGAAACCAAGGTGCTGTCGGTGCTGATCTACGACCATGCCGAGGCGATGAACTACGAAGCCGCACACCGGCTCTCCGCGATGCTGCTGGTATTCGCATTCCTGACACTGGTCATCGTCTATTCGATCACGCGCCGCTTCGCGGTGGCGAAGGTATGA
- the modA gene encoding molybdate ABC transporter substrate-binding protein: MRHRDLRVSHWFAAVLLAVFLPFAQPAYAERFTIAAAADLRYALDDIAEIYRERHPEQRFNVIYGSSGKMTTQIINGAPFDVFFSADIAFPERLKEAGLTTTEPEVYAIGRIVIWSNTLDASELRLEDLPAAPRIRRIAIAQPAHAPYGLRAQEAMESAGVWEAVQPRLVFGENIAHTAQMVESGAANVGIIALSLARFPALAEHPHHLIDDALHEPLTQAYIVTRRAENNRAAKTFADFMATDEAHGIMERYGFVIPGTDAGS; encoded by the coding sequence ATGAGACATCGTGATCTCCGGGTATCGCATTGGTTCGCAGCCGTTCTTCTCGCTGTCTTCCTGCCGTTCGCCCAACCGGCCTACGCGGAGCGGTTCACCATCGCGGCGGCGGCGGACCTGCGCTACGCACTGGACGACATCGCCGAGATCTACCGCGAGCGGCATCCGGAGCAACGGTTCAACGTCATCTACGGATCCTCGGGCAAGATGACCACCCAGATCATCAACGGGGCCCCGTTCGACGTGTTCTTCTCCGCGGACATCGCCTTCCCCGAACGGCTGAAGGAGGCAGGCCTCACGACCACCGAGCCGGAGGTCTATGCGATCGGCCGGATCGTGATCTGGAGCAATACGCTCGATGCCTCGGAACTGCGGCTCGAGGACCTTCCGGCGGCCCCCCGCATCCGCCGCATCGCGATCGCCCAACCCGCGCATGCGCCCTACGGACTGCGCGCGCAGGAGGCGATGGAGTCGGCCGGAGTCTGGGAGGCCGTGCAGCCGCGGCTGGTCTTTGGCGAGAACATCGCCCACACCGCCCAGATGGTCGAGTCGGGCGCTGCCAACGTCGGCATCATCGCGCTGTCGCTGGCCCGGTTTCCGGCGCTCGCGGAACACCCGCACCACCTGATCGACGATGCGCTGCACGAGCCCTTGACCCAGGCGTACATCGTGACCAGGCGCGCGGAAAACAACAGAGCCGCGAAGACGTTTGCCGACTTCATGGCGACCGACGAGGCGCACGGCATCATGGAACGTTACGGCTTCGTGATTCCGGGCACGGACGCCGGCTCGTAG
- a CDS encoding winged helix-turn-helix domain-containing protein: MKTDVDVRFWPNVDGKGFLGHGRIALLENIEATGSISAAARATRMSYQAPRPAR, encoded by the coding sequence ATGAAGACAGATGTTGACGTCCGATTCTGGCCAAATGTCGACGGCAAGGGTTTCCTCGGGCATGGACGTATCGCACTGTTGGAGAACATCGAGGCGACCGGCTCGATTTCGGCTGCAGCCCGGGCGACGCGCATGAGCTACCAGGCGCCCAGGCCTGCGCGCTGA
- a CDS encoding DUF4255 domain-containing protein codes for MALAEFLSRRLPDELRDDPVNGRVSLLGSADVATPLAGNLLGIYLHRVVVDPHGRSRHFPQTGTGADVPRAELPLNLHVLLIANGTSPENEADLLTWAMLELANDCQLDVAHMVEIDDGWGERELLTVMPEEMSTEDLMRIWDVFEAKYTSTAPYVLRTVRLRLRPPRSEGPPVTTRVLPAGAL; via the coding sequence TTGGCACTCGCGGAGTTCCTTTCGCGCCGGCTGCCCGACGAACTCCGTGACGACCCGGTCAATGGGCGTGTGTCCCTGCTCGGCAGCGCCGACGTCGCCACGCCGCTGGCCGGCAACCTGCTGGGCATCTATCTGCACCGGGTGGTCGTCGATCCCCATGGCCGGAGTCGGCACTTTCCACAAACCGGCACCGGTGCAGACGTGCCGCGGGCCGAGCTGCCGCTCAATCTGCACGTCCTGCTGATCGCGAATGGCACGAGCCCCGAGAACGAAGCGGACCTGCTGACCTGGGCCATGCTCGAACTCGCGAATGACTGCCAGCTGGACGTGGCGCACATGGTCGAGATCGATGATGGCTGGGGTGAGCGCGAACTGCTCACGGTGATGCCGGAAGAAATGTCTACGGAGGACCTGATGCGAATCTGGGACGTCTTCGAGGCCAAGTACACGAGTACCGCGCCCTATGTGCTGCGCACGGTGAGGCTCAGACTCAGGCCGCCGCGCAGCGAGGGACCGCCGGTGACGACGCGCGTGCTGCCCGCGGGAGCCTTGTGA
- a CDS encoding carboxypeptidase regulatory-like domain-containing protein: MNLRVLETNVLHAGDVVYFLDATTGTHADDRERVDATLDIELSNPPPRLRWLQKAGAWALWLRPDDDDGVVAGMAGDAARSRPAAPPLRLVGRMRDPHARYNPRSFDITVGDGGGHALLLYPSPLGSRLPGGGALIGTVRRADGTPLPWALLDLTVAAPEASLAFVAQTDAHGDFVLGLRRLPPLPESVEHYPAQLTIRAHPVADPRVPADPAAADVALDIEAADDSGFHAHIALSITPGEVRLLRSFDKNHLAVQPRQP, translated from the coding sequence GTGAATCTGCGCGTACTCGAGACCAACGTCCTGCACGCGGGGGACGTGGTGTATTTCCTGGACGCGACCACGGGCACCCACGCGGATGACCGGGAACGCGTGGACGCCACGCTCGACATCGAACTCAGCAACCCGCCGCCGCGCCTGCGCTGGCTTCAGAAGGCCGGAGCCTGGGCATTGTGGCTCCGGCCGGATGACGACGACGGCGTGGTCGCAGGCATGGCCGGCGACGCTGCGCGCAGCCGGCCTGCCGCGCCGCCGCTGCGCCTGGTTGGGCGCATGCGCGACCCCCACGCCCGCTACAACCCGCGCAGCTTCGATATCACGGTGGGCGACGGTGGCGGCCATGCACTGCTGCTCTACCCGAGTCCGCTCGGGAGCCGTCTGCCCGGGGGAGGGGCCCTGATCGGGACGGTCCGACGCGCGGACGGCACCCCACTGCCCTGGGCGCTGCTGGATCTCACCGTTGCCGCGCCCGAAGCCAGCCTCGCGTTCGTGGCCCAGACCGACGCCCATGGCGACTTCGTGCTGGGGCTGCGTCGCCTGCCGCCGCTACCGGAGAGCGTCGAGCACTATCCCGCGCAACTGACGATCCGCGCGCACCCGGTGGCGGATCCCCGCGTGCCGGCTGACCCGGCCGCGGCCGACGTTGCGCTCGACATCGAGGCTGCCGACGACTCGGGATTCCATGCCCACATCGCGCTCAGCATTACGCCGGGCGAGGTCCGCTTGTTGAGATCGTTCGACAAGAACCACCTCGCGGTGCAACCACGCCAACCCTAG
- a CDS encoding phage tail sheath family protein has translation MSQYLAPGVFVEEVSFRAKSIEGVGTSVAAIVGPTRTGPLRGKPEIVTSFGEFERIYGDSGNLSLGGHSVLNHTAIAARAFFDNGGKQLFVARTLAGINNTDADGGGSTAEVSTAADPGAVVTFRSRFPGVAGDYTLELHWRDSENLLRSQSTTAPLADGELAHLEATGLPGDVRVGDIGDRAPDVRFPIAVSGLVRRVGDHYVLVGNQAVIETADAEALAAEDLRPEGAPDSDEGVLAADAVVNAAGASVRFTRVHAKAPAGGALADGSFATLTLQEATDLSDSTGGSHWGNLTVLHGTLNAEGTVFTVSAAVNSGVEDPIELQLTALAAAPSAASASIVLRNFDIDVRSGGADGRIVYTYANVSTAPGGERSLPRVLSPRPARHYDSLTSPVACSLADGATGETIRAALYAMFDDDALQPPPLSVEEPRYLIRLSGGSDGNVPTASDYAGVVDEVNGSTGLAALEDIEDISIVMTPAAAAHPNSHQAVVVEMQKHCRRMRYRIGIVDSQQGMALSQVRDFGSNFDDSRLALYYPWVVISDPRGLEEHITVPPAGFIAGIYANTDVTRGVHKAPANEPVIGALRFAQEVNRFQQELLNPAGINCLRSFPGRGHRVWGGRTLSSDPEWIYVNVRRYFLYLERSIDRSTQWVVFEPNGERLWANVRSSVEDFLYNEWFNGRLLGSSPKAAYFVRCDRSTMTQNDLDNGRLVCEVGVAALKPAEFVIFRIGQKTADA, from the coding sequence ATGTCCCAGTACCTTGCGCCCGGCGTATTTGTCGAGGAAGTCAGCTTCCGTGCCAAGTCGATCGAGGGCGTTGGCACCAGCGTTGCCGCCATCGTCGGGCCCACGCGCACCGGACCGTTGCGCGGGAAACCCGAGATCGTCACGAGCTTCGGCGAGTTCGAGCGCATCTATGGCGATAGCGGGAATCTGAGCCTGGGCGGTCATTCGGTGCTGAACCACACCGCGATTGCAGCCCGCGCCTTTTTCGACAACGGAGGCAAGCAGCTCTTCGTGGCCCGTACCCTGGCAGGGATCAACAACACCGATGCCGACGGTGGAGGCAGCACCGCCGAGGTCTCGACCGCGGCGGATCCCGGCGCCGTGGTGACCTTCCGCAGCCGCTTTCCCGGGGTGGCCGGAGACTACACGCTGGAATTGCACTGGCGGGACAGCGAGAATCTGCTGCGTTCCCAATCCACGACCGCACCGCTGGCCGACGGCGAATTGGCGCATCTGGAGGCGACCGGGCTGCCGGGGGACGTGCGCGTGGGCGATATCGGCGACCGGGCCCCGGATGTGCGTTTTCCGATCGCCGTCAGCGGGCTGGTTCGCAGGGTCGGCGACCACTACGTGCTGGTGGGTAACCAGGCCGTGATCGAGACCGCCGATGCCGAAGCGCTCGCAGCGGAGGATCTCCGTCCGGAAGGTGCTCCGGATTCCGATGAAGGTGTACTGGCGGCCGACGCGGTGGTCAACGCCGCCGGGGCAAGTGTGCGCTTCACGCGTGTCCACGCGAAGGCCCCTGCGGGCGGCGCGCTGGCCGACGGCAGCTTCGCCACGCTCACGCTGCAGGAAGCGACGGATCTCTCCGACAGCACCGGTGGATCCCACTGGGGCAACCTGACGGTTCTGCACGGCACCTTGAACGCGGAGGGCACGGTCTTCACGGTCAGCGCCGCGGTCAATTCCGGCGTGGAGGACCCGATCGAACTGCAGCTGACGGCCCTGGCCGCTGCGCCGTCGGCGGCTTCGGCGAGCATTGTGCTGCGCAACTTCGACATTGACGTGCGTTCGGGCGGAGCCGACGGGAGGATCGTCTACACCTACGCCAATGTGTCGACGGCCCCAGGCGGCGAACGCAGCCTGCCCCGGGTGCTGTCCCCGAGGCCCGCGAGGCACTACGACAGCCTGACCAGTCCCGTCGCGTGCAGCCTGGCCGACGGCGCCACGGGGGAGACCATACGGGCGGCGCTGTACGCGATGTTCGATGACGACGCGCTTCAGCCACCGCCTCTATCGGTCGAGGAGCCACGCTACCTGATCCGGTTGTCCGGCGGATCCGACGGCAACGTGCCGACCGCATCCGACTATGCCGGTGTTGTCGACGAGGTGAACGGCAGCACGGGCCTTGCCGCGCTCGAGGACATCGAAGACATCTCGATCGTAATGACACCTGCAGCCGCCGCGCACCCGAACAGCCACCAGGCGGTGGTCGTCGAGATGCAGAAGCACTGCCGCAGGATGCGCTACCGAATCGGCATCGTCGACTCGCAACAGGGCATGGCGCTGTCCCAGGTCCGTGATTTCGGGTCCAATTTCGACGACTCCCGGCTGGCTCTGTACTACCCGTGGGTCGTGATCTCCGACCCGCGCGGTCTCGAGGAGCACATCACGGTGCCGCCGGCCGGCTTCATAGCCGGAATCTACGCCAATACCGACGTCACCCGCGGCGTGCACAAGGCGCCGGCAAACGAACCGGTGATCGGCGCGCTGCGTTTTGCCCAGGAGGTCAACCGGTTCCAGCAGGAACTGCTGAACCCGGCGGGCATCAACTGCCTGCGCTCGTTCCCCGGTCGTGGTCATCGCGTCTGGGGCGGGCGCACCCTCTCGAGCGACCCGGAGTGGATCTACGTCAACGTCCGCCGCTATTTCCTCTACCTCGAGCGATCCATCGATCGCTCGACCCAATGGGTGGTGTTCGAGCCCAACGGCGAGCGGCTGTGGGCGAACGTGCGCTCGTCGGTCGAGGATTTCCTCTACAACGAGTGGTTCAACGGTCGCCTGCTCGGCTCCTCGCCAAAGGCGGCCTACTTCGTGCGCTGCGACCGCAGCACCATGACCCAGAACGATCTGGACAACGGCCGCCTGGTCTGCGAGGTGGGCGTGGCTGCCCTGAAGCCGGCCGAGTTCGTGATTTTCCGCATCGGCCAGAAGACGGCTGACGCCTGA
- a CDS encoding phage tail protein: MAELRDTPYSVFNYLVNLGDGSEGDVQGGFSEVSGLNAEVTVAEYRNGNAPVNYVSKIPAIHKAGDVTLKRGVIGAQNLYSWLNQIRAGDVTAKRNVEIKLKSEDPGGQGAVVTWKLINAMPIKWTGPTLTAKGGSDVAIEELVLAVESIEQS; encoded by the coding sequence ATGGCTGAACTGAGGGATACCCCGTATTCGGTCTTCAACTACCTGGTGAACCTGGGCGACGGGTCCGAAGGCGACGTGCAGGGCGGCTTCTCCGAGGTGTCGGGGCTCAATGCCGAGGTCACCGTCGCCGAGTACCGCAACGGTAACGCTCCGGTAAACTACGTGAGCAAGATCCCCGCGATCCACAAGGCGGGAGACGTCACCCTGAAACGCGGGGTGATCGGCGCGCAGAACCTGTATTCGTGGCTCAACCAGATCCGCGCCGGGGACGTGACCGCCAAGCGCAACGTCGAGATCAAGCTCAAGAGCGAGGATCCGGGCGGCCAGGGCGCCGTCGTGACCTGGAAGCTGATCAACGCCATGCCCATCAAGTGGACCGGGCCGACGCTGACCGCCAAGGGAGGCAGCGACGTCGCGATCGAGGAACTGGTGCTCGCGGTCGAGTCCATCGAGCAGTCGTAG
- a CDS encoding phage tail protein encodes MTEFVPFRFRVSLYNGDRSELLCGGQFSEVTGLEVTMEPKLIAEGGRNWGAFQRAGQTRFAPVVLKRGVTSIDDLWKWFDITTRGANYGYRLEGEIEVLGHPSVTVDGTGDVTSVQDSPVLVWKLAQVLATRFKGPDLSATASQAAIEELHLVHEGLTLVRPAAGEGA; translated from the coding sequence ATGACCGAGTTCGTCCCCTTTCGCTTCCGGGTCTCGCTCTACAACGGCGACCGGTCCGAGCTCCTGTGCGGTGGTCAGTTCAGCGAGGTGACCGGGCTCGAGGTGACCATGGAGCCCAAGCTGATCGCCGAAGGCGGCCGGAACTGGGGTGCTTTCCAGCGCGCCGGCCAGACCCGGTTCGCGCCGGTGGTGCTCAAGCGCGGCGTCACCAGCATCGATGATCTCTGGAAGTGGTTCGATATCACCACCCGCGGTGCGAACTACGGCTATCGCCTGGAGGGTGAGATCGAGGTACTCGGACACCCGTCGGTCACGGTCGACGGTACCGGCGACGTGACCTCGGTGCAGGACAGCCCGGTTCTGGTCTGGAAGCTGGCCCAGGTACTGGCCACCAGGTTCAAGGGACCGGACCTGTCGGCTACGGCGAGCCAGGCCGCGATCGAGGAACTGCACCTCGTTCACGAGGGACTTACGCTGGTGCGCCCGGCGGCGGGGGAGGGCGCCTGA
- a CDS encoding CIS tube protein translates to MADIERAQLIPVSGSNDQPDTHDAIDVQFNPASLKVALSNTLKANPRNGTSQAAQFVDKSSSTLSVELIFDTTVGSDAQGEPASKRIEEGSDVRKLTGQIAEHFMKPVAAGDQLQAPRRCLFQWGAFEFLGLVQSFDETLDFFSPEGRPLRATVSLKLSEDRYQFRSRDIEQAERATPRLTPTGGAAPDADNPAAGSDTPVHEASAAAGQDPRDWRETALYNGIESPRLPAASALAVPPAGAAVTGGAAFRVGVSASVGTGIGGAFASTQTAGSMRAEVKTVATSKPRLSGVGFD, encoded by the coding sequence ATGGCCGATATCGAGCGCGCACAACTGATCCCCGTCTCCGGCAGCAACGACCAGCCGGATACCCACGACGCGATCGACGTGCAGTTCAACCCGGCCTCACTCAAGGTCGCGCTGTCGAACACGCTGAAGGCCAACCCGCGCAATGGCACGAGCCAGGCGGCACAGTTTGTGGACAAAAGCTCGTCGACGCTGAGCGTGGAGCTGATCTTCGACACGACCGTCGGCTCGGATGCGCAGGGCGAGCCCGCGTCGAAGAGGATCGAGGAAGGGTCCGACGTGCGCAAGCTGACCGGGCAGATCGCCGAGCACTTCATGAAGCCGGTGGCGGCGGGCGATCAGCTGCAGGCCCCGCGCCGCTGCCTGTTCCAGTGGGGTGCATTCGAGTTTCTCGGCCTGGTGCAGAGCTTCGACGAGACGCTGGACTTCTTCTCTCCCGAAGGGCGGCCGCTGCGAGCCACCGTCTCGCTGAAGCTCAGCGAGGACCGCTACCAGTTCCGCAGCCGGGACATCGAGCAGGCGGAACGGGCGACGCCCAGGCTCACGCCGACCGGTGGCGCCGCGCCGGACGCGGACAACCCCGCCGCCGGGAGCGACACCCCGGTGCACGAGGCGTCTGCGGCCGCCGGGCAGGATCCCCGTGACTGGCGCGAGACCGCCCTTTACAACGGGATCGAGTCGCCGCGGCTGCCGGCGGCGTCGGCCCTGGCGGTGCCGCCGGCCGGCGCCGCGGTGACCGGGGGCGCGGCCTTCAGGGTCGGGGTGTCGGCCAGCGTTGGGACCGGGATCGGCGGTGCCTTCGCCAGTACCCAGACGGCCGGAAGCATGCGTGCGGAGGTCAAGACCGTGGCGACCTCCAAGCCCAGGCTGTCAGGCGTGGGTTTCGACTGA
- a CDS encoding phage late control D family protein — MHDTAFASSRPRIRVAGEARRDLQDALSAMIVNLPLTGCAHAELQLANFGQGEGQAPGLSFEDLRLGDEVELAIDTDGEGRIFQGEITALEERYGDGAPRLVLLLQDPLHRLGRRRRSRVFEDTTLDAVVRSVADDAGLEVEVSASTVATDYHQLNESDLAFLLRLLAPLDIALRLEDGRLRVRPEEPDATPVRVDPQDNALQVRLIADLNHQHDATEVRGFNAATDQAAVASASTLATPPPGTTAAQLLGRLGWPGPEVVVQPFARSQGEADAFVAGRFRRRAKYFVSGDIRMLGQSALRSGREIELAGVSGRLRGTYQVVHCVHRFDNAAGYETELRVHRPDWND, encoded by the coding sequence ATGCACGACACCGCCTTCGCAAGCAGCCGCCCCCGGATCCGGGTCGCTGGCGAGGCGCGCCGCGATCTGCAGGACGCGCTGTCGGCGATGATCGTGAACCTTCCGCTCACCGGTTGTGCTCATGCCGAGTTGCAGCTGGCTAATTTCGGTCAGGGTGAAGGCCAGGCCCCCGGGCTGTCGTTCGAGGATCTCCGGCTGGGCGATGAGGTGGAACTGGCCATCGATACCGATGGCGAGGGCAGGATTTTCCAGGGCGAAATCACCGCGCTCGAGGAGCGCTACGGCGATGGGGCCCCGCGGCTGGTCCTGCTGCTCCAAGACCCGCTGCACCGGCTGGGCCGCAGGCGTCGCAGCCGCGTGTTCGAGGACACGACGCTGGATGCGGTGGTGCGCTCGGTGGCCGATGACGCCGGCCTGGAGGTCGAAGTCAGCGCCTCGACGGTGGCCACGGACTATCACCAGCTGAACGAGAGCGACCTGGCCTTCCTGCTGAGGCTGCTCGCTCCGCTGGATATCGCGCTGCGCCTGGAGGATGGCCGCCTGCGGGTTCGTCCGGAAGAGCCCGACGCCACTCCGGTACGGGTGGACCCGCAGGACAATGCCCTGCAGGTGCGGCTGATCGCGGATCTCAACCACCAGCACGATGCCACCGAGGTCCGCGGCTTCAATGCGGCGACCGACCAGGCGGCGGTGGCCTCTGCGAGCACGCTGGCCACCCCGCCGCCGGGCACCACCGCCGCGCAATTACTGGGGAGGCTGGGCTGGCCCGGTCCGGAGGTCGTGGTGCAGCCGTTTGCACGCTCGCAGGGCGAGGCCGACGCCTTCGTCGCCGGCCGTTTCCGCCGCCGCGCGAAATACTTCGTCAGTGGCGACATCCGCATGCTCGGCCAGTCCGCGCTGCGCAGCGGCCGCGAGATCGAACTCGCCGGTGTCTCCGGGCGGCTGCGGGGAACCTACCAGGTGGTGCATTGCGTGCACCGGTTCGATAACGCGGCGGGCTACGAGACCGAACTCAGGGTCCACCGCCCGGACTGGAACGATTGA